From Halomicrobium salinisoli, the proteins below share one genomic window:
- a CDS encoding NAD(P)-dependent oxidoreductase yields the protein MRTIGLIGVGYVGTEFLDQLLAADYDVVAFDVDDEAVDRAVERGAAAADSPAAVARETDAVVTALPGTPELEATLEGDDGLLDALSPGQPVVDATTTRPATSVVAEELCDEVGADFLEAPITGAAPRDGYQMMIGGTAARYEAARDLLDTLCDDHVRVGPIPDGTVLKLGLQMRYAGRAALDAEIVEYARDNGVDPRLFGDFFGMDVWERYHTGEFGQAIEGLGGLAIWDKDLGYAREFARRNGTALPLSGVVHEAYKAATRRADEDEGHAAALIRYWMALNDAEDRYE from the coding sequence ATGCGAACGATCGGACTCATCGGCGTCGGCTACGTCGGGACCGAGTTCCTCGACCAGCTACTGGCGGCGGACTACGACGTGGTCGCGTTCGACGTCGACGACGAGGCGGTCGACCGCGCGGTCGAACGGGGCGCCGCGGCGGCCGACAGCCCGGCCGCGGTCGCTCGCGAGACGGACGCGGTCGTCACGGCCCTGCCGGGCACGCCCGAACTGGAGGCGACCCTGGAGGGCGACGACGGCCTCCTGGACGCGCTCTCGCCCGGCCAGCCGGTCGTCGACGCGACGACGACGCGGCCGGCGACGTCGGTGGTCGCCGAGGAGCTGTGCGACGAGGTCGGGGCCGACTTCCTCGAGGCGCCGATCACCGGCGCCGCGCCGCGGGACGGCTACCAGATGATGATCGGCGGGACGGCGGCCCGCTACGAGGCCGCGAGGGACCTGCTCGATACGCTCTGTGACGACCACGTGCGAGTCGGACCGATCCCCGACGGGACCGTCCTGAAGCTCGGCCTGCAGATGCGCTACGCGGGCCGCGCCGCGCTGGACGCCGAGATCGTCGAGTACGCGCGCGACAACGGCGTCGACCCCCGGCTGTTCGGAGACTTCTTCGGCATGGACGTCTGGGAGCGATACCACACGGGCGAGTTCGGTCAGGCCATCGAGGGGCTGGGCGGGCTGGCCATCTGGGACAAGGACCTCGGCTACGCCCGCGAGTTCGCCCGTCGGAACGGCACCGCGCTCCCGCTGAGCGGCGTCGTTCACGAGGCGTACAAGGCGGCGACCCGCCGCGCCGACGAGGACGAGGGCCACGCCGCCGCCCTGATCAGATACTGGATGGCACTCAACGACGCCGAGGACCGCTACGAGTAG
- a CDS encoding isochorismate synthase, with amino-acid sequence MKRQNAAEADSSPGETGQYAYAARRVDVGSLPRASAAGDERVCWLHPSEPDALALGTAATVETAGPDRFADAQAALEELFAGLEADGDVPAVARPRAYGGLGFFAGEGDRDTWAGFPDARFTVPAAQVVAADGETWLTVTVSADERDALPERLDRWEDRLTAADGADEAGALPGATGFDWAMSRAEWERTVDETVERIRRDGLDKVVLAQELTVGLDRAVPVPRVLGRLRASYPNCATFCAAPGAETAFFGATPETLVSLRDGRVETEALAGTTERGESDLEDASLADAMRGDEKYQQENRIVADAIADALRPVAESVSVADPEIKRIANLQHLRRPISATVDGDAHVLDLARRLHPTPAVGGFPPEPAAEVIRDVEPFDRGWYAAPVGWVDADGDGTFAVAIRSGLARDRSLSLYGGAGIVDGSDPATEYGEVTSRFEPVLDALEIDLPEET; translated from the coding sequence ATGAAGCGGCAGAATGCGGCCGAAGCGGACTCGTCGCCGGGGGAGACCGGACAGTACGCGTACGCCGCTCGCCGGGTCGACGTCGGGTCGCTGCCACGGGCGTCGGCGGCCGGCGACGAGCGCGTCTGCTGGCTGCATCCCTCGGAGCCGGACGCGCTGGCCCTGGGGACGGCGGCGACCGTCGAGACCGCCGGGCCGGATCGCTTCGCGGACGCGCAGGCGGCCCTCGAAGAGCTGTTCGCCGGCCTCGAGGCCGACGGGGACGTCCCCGCGGTCGCACGGCCGCGGGCCTACGGCGGCCTCGGCTTCTTCGCCGGCGAGGGCGACCGCGACACCTGGGCCGGCTTTCCCGACGCCCGGTTCACCGTCCCGGCGGCACAGGTGGTGGCCGCCGACGGGGAGACGTGGCTGACCGTCACCGTCTCGGCTGACGAGCGCGACGCGCTGCCGGAGCGCCTCGACCGGTGGGAGGACCGGCTGACTGCGGCGGACGGCGCCGACGAGGCGGGCGCGCTGCCGGGCGCGACGGGGTTCGACTGGGCGATGTCCCGGGCCGAGTGGGAGCGGACCGTCGACGAGACCGTCGAGCGCATCCGGCGGGACGGTCTTGACAAGGTCGTCCTCGCCCAGGAACTGACGGTCGGGCTGGACCGCGCCGTCCCGGTCCCGCGCGTGCTCGGTCGGCTCCGGGCGTCGTACCCCAACTGCGCGACGTTCTGCGCCGCGCCGGGGGCCGAGACCGCCTTCTTCGGCGCGACGCCGGAGACGCTGGTGTCGCTGCGGGACGGCCGCGTCGAGACGGAGGCGCTGGCCGGCACCACCGAGCGCGGCGAGTCGGACCTCGAGGACGCCAGCCTGGCCGACGCGATGCGGGGCGACGAGAAGTACCAGCAGGAGAACCGCATCGTCGCCGACGCCATCGCGGACGCCCTGCGGCCGGTCGCCGAGAGCGTCAGCGTCGCCGACCCGGAGATCAAGCGCATCGCCAACCTCCAGCACCTCCGGCGGCCCATCTCGGCGACGGTCGACGGCGACGCTCACGTCCTCGACCTGGCGCGGCGGCTCCACCCCACGCCGGCCGTCGGGGGCTTCCCGCCGGAGCCGGCCGCCGAGGTCATCCGCGACGTCGAGCCGTTCGACCGCGGCTGGTACGCCGCGCCCGTCGGCTGGGTCGACGCCGACGGCGACGGCACCTTCGCCGTCGCCATCCGCTCGGGGCTGGCACGCGACCGGTCGCTGTCGCTGTACGGCGGCGCCGGCATCGTCGACGGGAGCGACCCGGCGACGGAGTACGGCGAAGTCACCTCGCGGTTCGAGCCCGTGCTGGACGCGCTGGAGATCGACCTGCCCGAGGAGACGTAG
- a CDS encoding cytochrome P450: protein MTGRRSKVERLIEEHGLTGLGDELVDRWTATGDERMSLRDLARHFNVRLLAATMESAGVSTIEGDPESVYDALTDDDVSAGRRTEVRSRLERAGVDVEELERSFVTYQAIRSYVKDVRGAERATPDDEERIDSARTAIQRLVSRTTAVAEEKLERLRDADLIALGDFRLIVDVQVYCRDCGTQRGVADLIDEGGCDCED, encoded by the coding sequence ATGACTGGACGGCGGAGCAAGGTGGAGCGATTGATCGAGGAGCACGGCCTGACGGGGCTGGGGGACGAACTCGTGGACCGATGGACGGCGACCGGCGACGAGCGGATGAGCCTCCGGGACCTGGCGAGGCACTTCAACGTCCGCCTCCTGGCCGCGACCATGGAGTCGGCGGGCGTGAGCACCATCGAGGGCGACCCGGAGAGCGTCTACGACGCGCTGACCGACGACGACGTCTCCGCGGGCCGACGGACGGAGGTCCGGAGCCGGCTAGAGCGGGCCGGCGTCGACGTCGAGGAACTGGAGCGCTCCTTCGTCACCTACCAGGCGATCCGCTCCTACGTCAAGGACGTCCGCGGCGCGGAACGGGCCACGCCCGACGACGAGGAGCGCATCGACTCGGCCCGGACGGCCATCCAGCGCCTGGTCAGCCGGACCACCGCCGTCGCCGAGGAGAAACTCGAACGGCTCCGCGACGCCGACCTCATCGCGCTCGGCGACTTCCGCCTGATCGTCGACGTCCAGGTCTACTGCCGCGACTGCGGCACCCAGCGCGGCGTCGCCGACCTCATCGACGAGGGCGGCTGCGACTGCGAGGACTAG
- a CDS encoding DUF7269 family protein has product MRRLSLAVAVAAAALGLALAFVPGLRAVASAPDNLPSILGGGAVLAGLVRAWQWLRHEPRGTTLPERERGRPVEVPGSDFDASLALVPAVGASGGNRRVLRIRERLRETAVAVLVRYRGLSAAAAAERLAEGTWTDDPLAADFFATGDGSGGSVTESVAGSLWGEGPFKRRVRRAAAEIARIASTGDEE; this is encoded by the coding sequence ATGCGGCGGCTGTCCCTGGCCGTCGCGGTGGCGGCCGCGGCGCTCGGACTGGCGCTGGCGTTCGTCCCGGGCCTCCGGGCGGTCGCGAGCGCGCCGGACAACCTCCCGTCGATCCTCGGCGGCGGCGCCGTCCTCGCCGGCCTGGTGCGGGCCTGGCAGTGGCTCCGCCACGAGCCGCGGGGGACGACCCTCCCCGAGCGCGAGCGCGGCCGCCCGGTCGAGGTGCCCGGCAGCGACTTCGACGCGTCGCTCGCCCTCGTCCCCGCCGTCGGCGCGTCCGGGGGCAACCGCCGGGTGCTGCGGATCCGCGAGCGGCTCCGGGAGACGGCCGTCGCCGTCCTCGTGCGCTACCGCGGCCTCTCTGCGGCGGCGGCCGCGGAGCGACTCGCCGAGGGGACCTGGACGGACGACCCGCTGGCCGCCGACTTCTTCGCCACCGGCGACGGCTCCGGCGGCTCCGTGACCGAGTCCGTCGCCGGATCGCTCTGGGGCGAGGGACCGTTCAAGCGGCGCGTCCGCCGCGCGGCCGCCGAGATTGCGCGGATCGCGTCGACGGGGGACGAGGAGTGA
- a CDS encoding ArsR/SmtB family transcription factor, protein MSGLIDRIQDRTATPDERALVLEMADREADEALDALSSDTARTAFRTLFEEPATPSEIAERVDTSVQNVHYHLSNLEEAGLVEPIDTVYSEKGNEMTVYGPASDPLVFVGDEGRTPAVRQGLAEVVGGVGLLAAASLFVQWGAERLMREARRVPGAAGPASPDAGYVPPEGSLSYLVFEVVEPGVLFFFATLAVVTLLAVATRR, encoded by the coding sequence ATGTCGGGACTCATCGACCGGATCCAGGACCGCACCGCAACCCCGGACGAGCGCGCGCTGGTCCTCGAGATGGCCGACCGGGAGGCCGACGAGGCGCTCGACGCGCTCTCCTCGGACACGGCCCGGACGGCGTTCCGGACCCTGTTCGAGGAGCCGGCCACGCCCTCCGAGATCGCCGAGCGCGTCGACACCTCCGTCCAGAACGTCCACTACCACCTCTCGAACCTCGAGGAAGCGGGCCTCGTCGAGCCAATCGACACCGTCTACTCCGAGAAGGGCAACGAGATGACCGTCTACGGACCGGCCAGCGACCCGCTGGTCTTCGTCGGCGACGAGGGGCGGACCCCCGCGGTGCGGCAGGGCCTCGCGGAGGTCGTCGGCGGCGTCGGCCTGCTGGCCGCGGCGAGCCTGTTCGTCCAGTGGGGCGCCGAGCGACTGATGCGGGAGGCCCGACGGGTGCCGGGCGCCGCCGGGCCGGCCAGCCCCGACGCGGGCTACGTCCCGCCGGAGGGCTCGCTGTCCTACCTGGTGTTCGAGGTCGTCGAGCCCGGCGTGCTGTTCTTCTTCGCGACGCTCGCGGTCGTGACGCTGCTCGCCGTCGCGACGCGCCGCTGA
- a CDS encoding DUF4129 domain-containing protein — protein MTGSRPLLAVAVVLAVLVVGAAAASLDGTGGDGSGATTDSAAGVGAGNGSGMGSGNGTEVALNFGGSDPALSSPFDGFVERFMSLVMALAVVGPAVYAAVVIWQEGFRSLLTALRGALTDTAALVVVIALFLLVVYALSLLAGNGGGGMMGTGSDTGGLDAASGDVDRLSPVDVPLPLVVVGLLLAVAFLGASLTGRSGSDRSPPSTASVRSRSPDADGGVDRESRVATSLEDVAAGNDVYRAWLGLAEAAGATDRAATPTEVAHAARERGLDERAVAELTALFREVRYAGRDVTSDREHRARDALERVREAE, from the coding sequence ATGACCGGTTCGCGGCCCCTGCTCGCCGTCGCGGTGGTGCTCGCCGTCCTCGTCGTCGGGGCCGCCGCGGCCTCGCTGGACGGGACGGGCGGCGACGGCTCCGGCGCGACCACCGATTCCGCGGCCGGCGTCGGCGCCGGCAACGGCTCCGGTATGGGATCGGGCAACGGCACGGAGGTGGCCCTGAACTTCGGCGGGTCGGACCCGGCCCTGTCGTCGCCCTTCGACGGCTTCGTCGAGCGGTTCATGAGCCTCGTGATGGCGCTCGCGGTCGTCGGCCCGGCGGTCTACGCGGCGGTCGTGATCTGGCAGGAGGGGTTCCGATCGCTGCTGACCGCGCTGCGAGGCGCCCTGACGGACACCGCTGCGCTCGTGGTCGTCATCGCGCTGTTCCTCCTGGTGGTCTACGCCCTCTCGCTGCTCGCCGGGAACGGGGGCGGCGGGATGATGGGCACCGGCAGCGACACGGGCGGCCTCGACGCCGCCTCCGGTGATGTCGATCGGCTCTCGCCCGTCGACGTCCCGCTCCCGCTGGTCGTCGTCGGACTCCTGCTCGCCGTCGCCTTCCTCGGGGCGTCGCTGACCGGCCGGTCGGGCTCGGACCGCTCGCCGCCGTCGACGGCGTCGGTCCGCTCGCGGTCCCCGGACGCGGACGGCGGCGTCGACCGCGAGTCGCGCGTCGCCACGTCTCTCGAGGACGTGGCGGCCGGCAACGACGTCTACCGCGCCTGGCTCGGACTGGCCGAGGCCGCCGGTGCGACGGACCGGGCGGCCACGCCGACGGAGGTGGCTCACGCGGCCCGCGAGCGCGGCCTCGACGAGCGGGCGGTCGCCGAGCTGACCGCCCTGTTCCGCGAGGTCCGCTACGCCGGCCGCGACGTGACCTCGGACCGCGAGCACCGCGCGCGCGATGCTCTCGAACGGGTTCGCGAGGCCGAGTGA
- a CDS encoding BGTF surface domain-containing protein, with protein MRRRLIPAIATALLLATASLAGAAAAQDETTLVYDGDRVTIENGPAATIEGATDLDAGTRLVVRVTSADTSAPFFKTIETTVEEGGRFTATGDFSDVAAGVNTTVEVRRDGEVLAKADGEIVPCESDCTPTESESDAPSSPTAMDEFGLNGQVVQVEAGDVARVPVSLGDADAATLSIGSDDLNYRTNATVRDGNGDGLVIVTVDTGAAGVDGQTLSTADDADELTVTAAEPDLDEPIDPASYDLALFRGEAGDGSPDDLGAMVLAESSSETATPGDDPSTADGESTETTAALDDATPAGDGGVDLGGVGALATGGLLAVGAVALLFGVTRY; from the coding sequence ATGCGACGCAGACTGATTCCCGCGATCGCGACGGCCCTCCTGCTCGCGACCGCGTCCCTCGCCGGGGCGGCGGCCGCACAGGACGAGACGACGCTGGTGTACGACGGCGACCGAGTGACCATCGAGAACGGCCCGGCCGCCACCATCGAGGGCGCGACCGACCTCGACGCCGGGACGCGACTGGTGGTCCGCGTCACGTCGGCGGACACGTCGGCGCCGTTCTTCAAGACGATCGAGACGACCGTCGAGGAGGGCGGCCGGTTCACCGCGACGGGCGACTTCTCCGACGTCGCCGCCGGGGTGAACACCACCGTCGAGGTGCGACGCGACGGCGAGGTGCTCGCGAAGGCGGACGGCGAAATCGTCCCCTGTGAGAGCGACTGCACGCCCACCGAGAGCGAGAGCGACGCGCCCTCGAGCCCGACGGCGATGGACGAGTTCGGCCTCAACGGGCAGGTCGTCCAGGTGGAGGCCGGCGACGTCGCCCGCGTCCCGGTGTCGCTGGGCGACGCCGACGCGGCGACGCTCTCGATCGGCAGCGACGACCTGAACTACCGGACCAACGCCACCGTCCGCGACGGGAACGGCGACGGCCTGGTGATCGTGACCGTTGACACCGGCGCGGCCGGCGTCGACGGGCAGACCCTCTCGACGGCAGACGACGCGGACGAACTGACCGTCACGGCGGCCGAACCCGACCTGGACGAGCCCATCGATCCGGCCTCGTACGACCTCGCGCTGTTCCGCGGCGAGGCGGGCGACGGGAGCCCCGACGACCTGGGGGCGATGGTGCTGGCCGAGTCGTCGTCAGAGACGGCGACGCCCGGTGACGACCCGTCGACCGCCGACGGCGAATCGACCGAGACCACCGCAGCGCTCGACGACGCGACGCCCGCCGGCGACGGCGGCGTCGACCTCGGCGGCGTCGGCGCACTGGCGACCGGCGGCCTGCTCGCGGTCGGCGCCGTCGCGCTGCTGTTCGGCGTCACGCGGTACTGA
- a CDS encoding DUF58 domain-containing protein, whose translation MAFDTSVPTDPIATATEDRTEFDVAPGETEDRETRRWYGVTSFALLALGLGVLTSQPGLLLASAFGLAFAGYGRLTSPPTVDLALERTVDEADPEVGEDVAVTVTLRNESGQFVPDLRVADGVPPQFGVAEGSPRHATALRPGEETTFTYAVRARRGTATFEPMTVVARDASGATERLASVETDTTVTCEPELPASGVDVPLRSPTSPYTGRQATDVGGPGIEFHATREYRPGDPLNRIDWNRTARTGEFTTVEYRVERSVTVALVVDARARAYRAPDPYDPSAVERSVDAAGQAYVSLTGDGHSVGLAALAPTDCWLPPGSGDRHRVRVRRTLATHPALSPVPPEEETNVYGTLQSLRRRLPDDAQVILFSPLSDDLLADLVVSLDARGYRTTVISPDPTADDTAGHQLGAVDRALNVTDLRRRGVPVVDWDPDERLERAIARTRRRWSR comes from the coding sequence ATGGCGTTCGACACGTCGGTCCCCACGGACCCAATCGCGACCGCGACCGAAGACCGGACGGAGTTCGACGTCGCGCCGGGCGAGACCGAGGACCGCGAGACGCGCCGCTGGTACGGCGTCACGTCCTTCGCGCTGCTGGCGCTCGGGCTGGGCGTGCTGACCAGCCAGCCCGGCCTGCTGCTGGCGAGCGCCTTCGGCCTCGCCTTCGCGGGGTACGGCCGGCTGACGTCGCCGCCGACCGTCGACCTGGCGCTGGAGCGGACCGTCGACGAGGCCGACCCGGAGGTCGGCGAGGACGTCGCCGTCACGGTGACGCTCCGCAACGAGTCCGGGCAGTTCGTCCCCGACCTGCGGGTCGCCGACGGCGTCCCGCCCCAGTTCGGCGTCGCCGAGGGGTCGCCCCGGCACGCGACCGCCCTGCGGCCGGGCGAGGAGACCACGTTCACCTACGCCGTCCGGGCCCGGCGGGGGACGGCGACCTTCGAGCCGATGACCGTCGTCGCGCGGGACGCCAGCGGCGCGACCGAGCGGCTGGCGTCGGTCGAGACGGACACGACCGTCACGTGCGAACCCGAGTTGCCCGCCTCGGGCGTCGACGTCCCGCTTCGCTCTCCGACGTCGCCCTACACCGGACGGCAGGCGACGGACGTCGGCGGCCCAGGGATCGAGTTCCACGCAACGCGGGAGTACCGCCCGGGGGACCCGCTGAACCGCATCGACTGGAACCGCACCGCCCGGACCGGCGAGTTCACGACCGTCGAATACCGCGTCGAGCGCTCGGTCACCGTCGCCCTCGTCGTCGACGCCCGGGCCCGGGCCTACCGCGCGCCCGACCCCTACGACCCCTCGGCGGTCGAGCGGTCCGTCGACGCCGCCGGGCAGGCGTACGTCTCGCTGACCGGCGACGGCCACAGCGTCGGCCTCGCCGCCCTCGCGCCGACTGACTGCTGGCTCCCGCCCGGCAGCGGCGACCGCCACCGCGTGCGCGTCCGGCGGACGCTGGCGACCCACCCGGCGCTGTCCCCGGTTCCTCCGGAGGAAGAGACCAACGTCTACGGGACGCTCCAGTCGCTCCGGCGGCGGCTCCCCGACGACGCGCAGGTGATCCTCTTCTCCCCGCTTTCCGACGACCTGCTGGCCGACCTCGTCGTGAGCCTGGACGCCCGCGGCTACCGGACGACGGTGATCAGCCCGGACCCGACGGCCGACGACACGGCGGGCCACCAGCTGGGGGCCGTCGACCGGGCGCTGAACGTGACGGACCTCCGGCGGCGGGGCGTCCCCGTCGTCGACTGGGACCCCGACGAGCGCCTCGAACGCGCGATCGCCCGCACCAGACGGCGGTGGTCGCGATGA
- a CDS encoding archaea-specific SMC-related protein, which produces MSSATVDVENVGGIDEAQVEIPPGVTVLAGPNASNKTSLLRALMTVFGSDEASIKGDADEARVELAVDGDAYDRHLERTGASATATGDPYLDDPELADLFAFLLRSNEARRSVERDVDLRELIMRPVDTEAIQNEIQRLQNERDQVDADLDELESLKRRLPDLEQRKSELESEIEATREELEDVEGEIEELDASVEDQREERDELEDRLAELRDVRSELEDVRYEIETKRDRLDSLREERRELEEREDELQAPDVDPEDVEDHIADLRSRKQDLDAEISELQNTIRFNEKMIDEAQEGTHPAVQTTTDGGTASVTDQLLEDDTRTVCWTCGSDVSIDRIEDTVERLRDIRREKVDAVDDIEAELDEYTDRKAEYERTQRNRDQIQTRLARTEREIESTEDAVDRLTERKEDLTEEVERLEGAVEDLESDTYEEVLELHREANDLEYELGQLEGDRDEVVDEIEEIESELDGQDDLEARREEIQDELVDLRTKIDRIEEEAVEEFNDHMEEVLGILDYENIDRIWIEIVEREVQEGRRKVERNSFELHVIRSTDGGVAYEDTVDHLSESEREVTGLVFALAGYLVHDLHEEVPLMVLDALEPIDSDRISRLLEYFESYVDYLVVALLPEDADALEVDHERITDIGG; this is translated from the coding sequence ATGAGTTCGGCCACTGTTGACGTCGAGAACGTCGGGGGTATCGACGAGGCGCAGGTGGAGATACCCCCCGGCGTGACGGTGCTGGCGGGCCCCAACGCGTCGAACAAGACGTCGTTACTGCGCGCGCTGATGACAGTCTTCGGCAGCGACGAGGCGTCGATCAAGGGCGACGCCGACGAGGCGCGCGTCGAACTCGCCGTCGACGGCGACGCGTACGATCGGCACCTCGAGCGGACCGGTGCCAGCGCGACGGCGACCGGCGACCCCTATCTGGACGACCCCGAACTGGCCGACCTGTTCGCTTTCCTCCTGCGGTCGAACGAGGCGCGCCGATCGGTCGAACGGGACGTCGACCTCCGGGAGCTGATCATGCGGCCCGTCGACACGGAGGCCATCCAGAACGAGATTCAGCGCCTCCAGAACGAGCGCGACCAGGTCGACGCCGACCTCGACGAGCTGGAGTCGCTGAAGCGGCGCCTGCCCGACCTCGAACAGCGGAAGTCGGAGCTGGAGTCCGAGATCGAGGCGACCCGCGAGGAACTGGAGGACGTCGAGGGCGAGATCGAGGAGCTCGACGCCTCCGTCGAGGACCAGCGCGAGGAGCGCGACGAGCTCGAGGACAGGCTCGCCGAACTCCGGGACGTCCGCTCGGAGCTGGAGGACGTCCGCTACGAGATCGAGACCAAGCGCGACCGCCTCGACTCGCTGCGCGAGGAGCGCCGCGAGCTGGAGGAGCGCGAGGACGAGCTCCAGGCGCCCGACGTCGACCCCGAGGACGTCGAGGACCACATCGCCGACCTGCGCTCGCGCAAGCAGGACCTCGACGCCGAGATCAGCGAGCTGCAGAACACGATCCGGTTCAACGAGAAGATGATCGACGAGGCCCAGGAGGGCACACACCCCGCCGTCCAGACCACTACCGACGGCGGCACCGCGTCGGTCACCGACCAGCTGCTCGAGGACGACACCCGGACCGTCTGCTGGACCTGCGGCTCCGACGTGTCCATCGACCGGATCGAGGACACCGTCGAGCGCCTGCGCGACATCCGGCGTGAGAAGGTCGACGCCGTCGACGACATCGAGGCGGAGCTCGACGAGTACACCGACCGCAAGGCCGAGTACGAGCGCACCCAGCGCAACCGCGACCAGATCCAGACCCGCCTCGCCCGCACCGAGCGGGAGATCGAGTCCACCGAGGACGCCGTCGACCGACTGACCGAGCGCAAGGAGGACCTGACCGAGGAAGTCGAGCGCCTGGAGGGCGCGGTCGAGGACCTCGAGTCGGACACCTACGAGGAGGTCCTGGAACTGCACCGCGAGGCCAACGACCTCGAGTACGAGCTCGGCCAGCTGGAGGGCGACCGCGACGAGGTCGTCGACGAGATCGAGGAGATCGAGTCGGAACTGGACGGCCAGGACGACCTCGAGGCGCGCCGCGAGGAGATCCAGGACGAACTGGTCGACCTCCGGACGAAGATCGACCGCATCGAGGAGGAGGCCGTCGAGGAGTTCAACGATCACATGGAGGAGGTCCTGGGCATCCTCGACTACGAGAACATCGACCGCATCTGGATCGAGATCGTCGAGCGGGAGGTCCAGGAGGGCCGGCGCAAGGTCGAACGCAACAGCTTCGAGCTGCACGTGATCCGATCGACCGACGGCGGCGTCGCCTACGAGGACACCGTCGACCACCTCTCCGAGTCCGAGCGCGAGGTGACCGGCCTCGTGTTCGCGCTGGCGGGCTACCTCGTCCACGACCTCCACGAGGAGGTCCCGCTGATGGTGCTCGACGCCCTGGAGCCGATCGACTCCGACCGCATCTCCCGCCTGCTGGAGTACTTCGAGTCCTACGTCGACTACCTCGTCGTCGCCCTCCTCCCCGAGGACGCCGACGCCCTCGAAGTCGACCACGAGCGGATCACCGACATCGGCGGCTAG
- a CDS encoding S8 family serine peptidase translates to MDERARRSLAAGALAVAVLTAAIGLLAASVPPVEVDDRGAAGERVTDPVDRLSSVHDAGVTGENVSVGVVDVTGFDTGHDALAARTVESRSFGRGGVGNAGRNAHGTAAASLVAGVAPDADLYLANFDGVDGYERALEWLVERDVDVVVAPVSFYGTQGDGKSDPARAAAAAGDRGTLVVASAGNLARGHWRGPYDDASDGKLRFAGGTRNYLANGSRDLRLWLSWERSAADEDYTAELYWTNGSATRLVARSRPRDGTDEPSERLSVRLVGGSYFVVVRGPDRPTGTELRLVSPTHELQYRERAGSVVAPATAERVLSVGAYDTRNDRPEPFSSRGPTADGRTGVDVVAPGRLRAADRPSGFVGSSAAAPYVAGAAALALDADPDRSPAAVRAVLRNSTTDVGAPGVDHATGHGLVRPRRAVALAGNES, encoded by the coding sequence ATGGACGAGCGTGCGCGACGGAGCCTCGCGGCCGGCGCGCTCGCCGTGGCCGTGCTGACGGCCGCTATCGGCCTCCTGGCGGCCTCCGTTCCGCCGGTCGAAGTCGACGACCGCGGCGCCGCGGGCGAGCGCGTCACCGACCCGGTCGACCGGCTGTCCTCGGTCCACGACGCGGGCGTCACCGGGGAGAACGTGTCGGTCGGAGTCGTCGACGTGACCGGGTTCGACACCGGCCACGACGCGCTGGCGGCGCGGACGGTCGAGTCGCGCTCGTTCGGCCGCGGGGGCGTCGGCAACGCCGGCCGCAACGCTCACGGGACGGCGGCGGCCTCGCTCGTCGCGGGCGTCGCGCCCGACGCGGACCTGTACCTCGCGAACTTCGACGGCGTCGACGGCTACGAGCGGGCGCTGGAGTGGCTCGTCGAGCGCGACGTCGACGTCGTGGTCGCGCCGGTCTCCTTCTACGGCACGCAGGGGGACGGGAAGTCCGATCCGGCCCGCGCGGCCGCGGCGGCCGGCGACCGCGGGACGCTCGTCGTCGCGTCGGCGGGGAACCTGGCGCGGGGCCACTGGCGCGGCCCCTACGACGACGCGAGCGACGGCAAGCTCCGCTTCGCCGGCGGGACGCGGAACTACCTGGCCAACGGGTCGCGTGACCTGCGGCTGTGGCTCTCCTGGGAGCGGTCGGCGGCCGACGAGGACTACACCGCGGAGCTGTACTGGACCAACGGGTCGGCGACGCGGCTAGTCGCCCGGTCGCGACCACGCGACGGGACCGACGAGCCGAGCGAGCGGCTGTCGGTCCGGCTGGTCGGCGGGAGCTACTTCGTCGTCGTCCGCGGCCCCGACCGGCCGACCGGGACCGAACTCCGGCTGGTCTCGCCGACCCACGAGCTCCAGTACCGCGAGCGCGCCGGGAGCGTGGTCGCACCGGCGACGGCGGAGAGAGTCCTGTCCGTCGGCGCCTACGACACTCGGAACGACCGCCCGGAGCCGTTCTCATCGCGGGGCCCGACGGCGGACGGCCGCACCGGTGTCGACGTCGTCGCCCCGGGCCGCCTCCGCGCGGCCGATCGGCCCTCCGGGTTCGTCGGCTCCTCGGCGGCCGCGCCGTACGTCGCCGGCGCCGCCGCGCTCGCGCTGGACGCCGACCCCGACCGCTCGCCGGCGGCCGTCAGAGCGGTCCTCCGGAACAGCACGACCGACGTGGGCGCACCGGGCGTCGACCACGCGACCGGCCACGGGCTCGTCCGGCCGCGGCGCGCGGTGGCGCTGGCGGGCAACGAGAGTTAA